In the genome of Pseudoliparis swirei isolate HS2019 ecotype Mariana Trench chromosome 3, NWPU_hadal_v1, whole genome shotgun sequence, one region contains:
- the rnft1 gene encoding E3 ubiquitin-protein ligase RNFT1 — translation MKLRVDNDRIDSRRALKLRESPAVMQPDACERGAHTGNGVTPILQPELTRTLAPGAAGAAAANPESNEVRVSMTGKIGESSGGASTRRSRVNSHSHSHSQPHGHNRLPHHSNSETDLDPPDPDLDSGEPSTSFSELRCLFRWLQKSLPFLVIVCFKLVIQHALGLAIGVGLFTTFLYVNKNIQTQVFLQGRHSKLQCVWLLLFLISSTLLLYYTFLPETLHYCLISLSPTIEPLGFWEVLWAVGITNFIIKFIFMGIKCLILLLPSSLVTYRTQGRWVMLSEELGQVHQATAPVPLWFRYLVTYQEVDGTPGLALGVLLALLYLILKLLGLYGQWTSFLKTVRILVKGEHTGSAATRSQCSEAGDVCPICQGEYREPRVLICQHIFCDECIALWFNREKSCPLCRTVITEKVYKWRDGATSPHLQIY, via the exons ATGAAACTCAGGGTGGATAATGACAG GATTGATTCCAGAAGAGCGCTGAAACTGAGGGAGTCTCCTGCTGTGATGCAGCCTGACGCATGTGAGCGAGGCGCTCATACAGGAAATGGTGTAACCCCAATCCTGCAACCAGAACTTACTAGGACACTGGCccctggtgctgctggtgctgctgctgccaacCCAGAGAGCAATGAGGTGCGGGTGagcatgaccggcaagatcggGGAGTCCAGTGGTGGCGCATCAACCAGAAGGTCTCGAGTCAACTCCCACAGCCACTCCCATTCTCAGCCACATGGACACAACCGGCTGCCTCACCACTCGAATTCGGAGACCGACCTTGACCCGCCCGACCCCGATCTGGACTCTGGGGAGCCCAGCACCTCCTTTTCTGAGCTTCGCTGTCTCTTCCGCTGGCTTCAAAAGAGTCTTCCTTTCCTTGTCATTGTGTGTTTTAAACTAGTCATCCAACACGCTCTTG GTCTAGCAATTGGGGTTGGCCTCTTTACAACTTTTCTATAtgtgaataaaaacattcaaaCTCAAGTCTTTCTACAG GGCCGTCACTCAAAGCTGCAGTGTGTATGGCTGCTACTGttcctgatctcctccaccctcctgctTTACTACACCTTTCTCCCAGAGACCCTTCACTATTG CCTCATCTCCCTCAGTCCAACCATTGAGCCGCTGGGTTTCTGGGAGGTTCTCTGGGCTGTCGGCATCACCAACTTcataataaagtttatttttatggGGATTAAGTGCCTTATTCTGCTGCTGCCATCCTCACTGGTGACATACAGAACCCAG GGGCGGTGGGTGATGCTGAGTGAGGAGCTGGGCCAGGTCCACCAGGCCACGGCACCTGTCCCACTTTGGTTCCGCTACCTGGTCACGTACCAGGAGGTTGACGGTACCCCTGGACTCGCACTGGGGGTCCTGCTGGCTTTGCTTTACCTCATACTGAAG CTTTTGGGGTTGTACGGACAATGGACGTCTTTCCTGAAAACCGTGAGGATATTGGTAAAGGGCGAG CATACTGGCTCAGCAGCCACGAGGAGTCAGTGCAGCGAGGCTGGAGACGTCTGTCCCATCTGTCAGGGAGAGTACAGGGAGCCCCGGGTTCTGATCTGTCAG CACATCTTCTGTGACGAATGCATCGCCCTGTGGTTTAACCGGGAGAAGAGCTGCCCTCTCTGCCGCACCGTGATCACAGAGAAGGTTTACAAATGGCGGGACGGAGCCACATCTCCACACTTGCAGATTTATTGA